The nucleotide window AACAAGACGAGGTTTCTCTCACTCCTCTCGGTTCTCAAGAAGACACCGGGCAGCGGGTAGGGAAATTAACCCAAAGCCATTCACAGATTGGACCCTTTCATCGGCTACCTGAATTCGGACACGTGCGTCACTCGATCTTCTTACCCTCCTGAACCGGACTTATACATGAGATCACACTCGGTTTTCACGCTTCTGCCACGATTTGAAGGAAGCCCAGCTGGTTTCATCGccaccatgtcgagcaagaccaacacaTATCCCTTCCACCAGGTGGATACATTTACCGACACGCCATACTTTGGCAACCCGGTCGCGGTCGTCAACTGCCTGGACGCTGCCTTGCCTATCCCGACACAAGAGCAGATGCAACGGTTTGCACAATGGACCAATCTTTCGGAAACCACGTTTTTGCTACCGCCCACCAAAAACACTGCGGCTGACTACCAAATCAAGATTTTTACGCCGGTTGAAGAACTTCCATTTGCCGGTCATCCCACCCTGGGAAGCTGTCACTCCTTCCTGCGACATCTCGGCGAGTCTGCTTCGGTCTTGATCGCGCAACGAGAAGGAACGCTCGTACAGGAATGCGCGATTGGTTTGGTCGCACTCCGGGTGTCGGGAGCTGGCTCAACGGTGCATTTCCGTGCACCTGACTTTATTCGACACGAACCGGTCGATCCCACCACCGTCTCCCGCATTACTCGCGCCCTGCAACTCGACCCCAACAACATCATTTCTGCATATCACCTCGACAATGGTCCACGCTGGATCGgcatcaagctcaagacCGCTCAACAAGTGCTCGATATCGACATTCAGTCTCCGCAGTGTGACATTGGTTCGATCCGCGATCTCTTCCTGGGATTCACAGGACCATATCCGGAAACGAGGAACGCGGAGGGAGAGAAAGTAGCAAATGAAGTGAGAGCATTTGTCTTTGAAGATATTGGAGAAGATCCAGTGACTGGATCCTTGAACGC belongs to Mycosarcoma maydis chromosome 3, whole genome shotgun sequence and includes:
- a CDS encoding uncharacterized protein (related to antibiotic biosynthesis protein), giving the protein MSSKTNTYPFHQVDTFTDTPYFGNPVAVVNCLDAALPIPTQEQMQRFAQWTNLSETTFLLPPTKNTAADYQIKIFTPVEELPFAGHPTLGSCHSFLRHLGESASVLIAQREGTLVQECAIGLVALRVSGAGSTVHFRAPDFIRHEPVDPTTVSRITRALQLDPNNIISAYHLDNGPRWIGIKLKTAQQVLDIDIQSPQCDIGSIRDLFLGFTGPYPETRNAEGEKVANEVRAFVFEDIGEDPVTGSLNAGFAKWFEATGESPADEYVNSQGTAIGRKGRVSVKVDRKGADGGKPDIWIGGKCVVCVDGVVHI